Proteins co-encoded in one Gopherus evgoodei ecotype Sinaloan lineage chromosome 4, rGopEvg1_v1.p, whole genome shotgun sequence genomic window:
- the SETD1A gene encoding histone-lysine N-methyltransferase SETD1A isoform X1 has translation MDQESGGDIQKAPNFQWRSYKLVIDPALRRAPQKVYRYDGVHFSAPDSGYPPVGDVRDPRPRRIWSKHRDLSLPVPKFKLDEFYIGQIPLKEVTFARLNDNIKEPFLAEMCKKYGEIEEIEILYNPKNRKHLGLAKVLFTSTRGAKETVKNLHNTTVMGNIIHAQLDIKGQQRMKYYELIVNGSYTPQTVPTGGKSLNEKFPAPVAQAETSESRRRQSTDSSYSGSTVGSTPGNGTPCSQDTPYSSARQDTPSFYGQFTPQSSQGTPHTPRGGTPYSQDSAYSSRQGTPSYSSYHPEPTSYKSRRHENSYPESYSRRHYSSSSSSSSSTAAAATATSSSHFRPNDPHYSPYNQQFEGAGGRYQRRHSSEGRSSSHHASSSSAHRSHQREDSSYHSRHRERPQRDDPTPAPSSSSSSSSSSSSSSSSSSSSSSSSSASTTAASYPVAPATPDGTLFQNSHSFGQQGEPFAAPGAIYPPYPAPPEPFPLPPEPHPCDQDYRLLPTAETFAANSLPPTEFLAQESKEEPSPTAASTEDQAQSPAPQASPARVGSPAPETTNESVPFAQHSSLDSRIEMLLKEQRSKFSFLNSDTEEEEEEGGKAGAKGAEPHGPCTPPPPLPISFEDVVPAPDAGVESPKANGQDRASQQSSGEDMEISEEEAEDEPTGLAPADPHFPVLPAGLAHLPLGVSAFAHPPEPPSTYPLQPLMSVSLPHLTGEADYSQAPPPHHLQAPGLPDYGAQAGAAGTGPGAAAPPHIYDFVNSLELMNRLGNQWGGMPMSFQMQTQMLSRLHQLRQGKGQYEEPFPYHQEAAFASHPLYGHYLLDQDSRHFPRDQLFLQQPASTEEPPPGSEQPLPPPPPSQPQRLLDYRAATWGYQEEAPCDPHASTVDSVLATLTQEMKSIMQRDLNRKMVENVAFSTFDKWWERKEQKAKPFQNAAKQQAKEEEKEKTKLKDPALLSLVDWAKSGGTVSLEGFSFGTGLRGALRLPSFKVKRKEPSEISESSEEVRPRPSTPAEEEEDDKEAAQGPKGSKRDEEWIKTPGKRRKLFCLDSEGEETSEESSSEKEEEEDEQEEEEEEEEDAAHSDKEEESEEAAESEDSSVYSLYEESDEDSDSTSDSESSSSSSSSSSDEAESVEGTAEDTMDESTMDSCPVEPAGKESKVEALAGMELEKVKEATLEPTAEQKAAPQEEREAELAPRPSSPIPLLPPPKKRRKTVSFSASGEEEVAKVGAEKVAEAAPSPLPLPPPPPPPAEELAPPAVVPVEPASPMPQVPLAQDTPRPATPPPAPKPPVSGGRKREPPKASQRTISNLPADHASLVKCWAEEPPAGSGRRRSRSRSSEPPRPLASGEAERLRLREQLGASSLLELANQPEAGGVDLAVLADIALKMPIGRAKEEAEDSEGTETSDEAEEQSPPRALPAPRDNSILLEHNYAMAVRATPPAPRRAAKAEEEAPGPAEVLRVDLFGGHVGEVLEAPEEVVAEASEAKAEPEVGALLALAGEERARRNRHRDKEEAPDSPASEPCPSESEEEEEESEDADAGETRRRTLRSHSHKPWPQPLLSFETRSEFEQMTILYDIWNSGLDVEDMHYLKLTYERLLQEDNSTDWLNDTHWVHHTITNIANPKRKRKSSDLREHQTGCARSEGYYPISKKEKDKYLDVCPVTAQELEVMDTQGTNRILSERRSEQRRLLSAIGSSAILDSDLLKLNQLKFRKKKLRFGRSRIHEWGLFAMEPIAADEMVIEYVGQNIRQVVADMREKRYVQEGIGSSYLFRVDHDTIIDATKCGNLARFINHCCTPNCYAKVITIEAQKKIVIYSKQPISVNEEITYDYKFPIEENKIPCLCGTENCRGTLN, from the exons GATTCAGGATATCCTCCTGTGGGTGACGTTCGAGACCCCCGGCCACGCAGGATATGGTCCAAGCACAGAGACCTGTCGCTCCCTGTTCCTAAGTTCAAG CTGGACGAGTTCTACATCGGGCAGATCCCGCTGAAGGAGGTGACTTTTGCCCGGCTGAATGACAACATCAAGGAGCCCTTCTTGGCCGAGATGTGCAAGAAGTACGGGGAGATCGAGGAGATCGAGATTCTCTACAACCCCAAGAACCGCAAGCACCTAGGCCTGGCCAAGGTGCTATTCACCAGCACGCGCGGAGCCAAGGAGACTGTCAAGAACCTGCATAACACCACAGTCATGGGCAACATCATCCACGCCCAGCTGGACATCAAAG gacAGCAGCGGATGAAGTACTATGAGCTGATCGTCAACGGCTCCTACACCCCTCAGACTGTTCCCACCGGGGGCAAATCTCTGAACGAGAAATTCCCAGCGCCTGTGGCCCAGGCTGAGACG TCAGAGTCCCGACGGCGCCAGTCCACTGACTCCTCCTACTCAGGCAGCACTGTGGGTTCAACGCCTGGCAATGGGACCCCTTGCTCTCAGGACACCCCATACTCCAGTGCTCGCCAGGATACCCCCTCGTTCTATGGTCAGTTTACCCCGCAGTCGTCCCAGGGGACCCCGCACACCCCCCGAGGAGGAACACCGTATTCCCAAGACTCGGCCTACTCCAGCAG GCAAGGCACGCCCAGCTACTCCAGCTATCACCCGGAGCCGACCTCCTACAAGTCCCGCAGGCATGAGAACAGCTACCCGGAGTCGTACTCCCGCCGGCActactcttcctcctcctcctcctcttcctccacggCTGCCGCTGCCACGGCCACCTCCTCCTCGCACTTCCGCCCCAATGACCCCCACTACTCACCCTACAACCAGCAGTTCGAGGGGGCAGGCGGGCGCTACCAGCGCCGCCACTCCTCTGAGGGACGCTCTTCCTCCCACCACGCCTCCTCTTCCTCCGCCCACCGCTCCCACCAAAGAGAGGACTCCAGTTACCACTCTCGGCACCGGGAGCGCCCCCAGCGGGAcgatcccacccctgctccctcctcctcgtcctcttcctcctcctcttcctcttcttcctcctcctcctcttcctcttcctcctcctcctcctctgcttccaCCACGGCAGCGTCTTACCCTGTGGCCCCAGCCACGCCGGATGGGACCCTCTTCCAGAACAGCCACAGCTTTGGCCAGCAAGGGGAGCCCTTTGCAGCCCCCGGTGCCATCTACCCTCCCTACCCGGCCCCCCCAGAGCCCTTCCCGCTACCCCCGGAGCCACACCCCTGTGATCAGGATTACCGGCTGCTGCCCACGGCCGAGACCTTCGCTgccaactccctgccccccacgGAATTTCTGGCTCAGGAAAGCAAGGAagagcccagccccacagctgccagcacCGAAGATCAGGCCCAATCGCCGGCCCCCCAGGCCTCACCGGCCCGTGTGGGCTCCCCAGCGCCAGAGACCACCAATGAGAGCGTCCCGTTTGCCCAGCACAGCAGCCTGGACTCGCGCATTGAGATGCTGCTGAAGGAGCAAAGATCCAAGTTCTCCTTCCTCAATTCAGAcacggaggaagaggaggaggaagggggcaaGGCGGGGGCCAAGGGGGCAGAACCGCATGggccctgcaccccgcccccaccTCTGCCCATCAGCTTTGAGGATGTGGTGCCAGCTCCGGACGCCGGGGTAGAGTCGCCCAAGGCCAACGGGCAGGACAGG GCCTCCCAGCAGTCATCGGGCGAGGACATGGAGATCtcggaggaggaggcagaggatgaACCCACGGGGTTGGCGCCGGCCGATCCACACTTCCCGGTGTTGCCTGCAGGCCTTGCCCACCTCCCGCTGGGTGTCTCGGCCTTCGCCCACCCGCCAGAGCCACCCTCTACCTACCCACTGCAGCCCCTCATGTCAGTGTCACTGCCCCACCTGACAGGCGAGGCCGACTACTCCCAGGCCCCGCCACCCCACCACCTGCAGGCGCCGGGCCTCCCGGACTATGGTGCGCAGGCAGGCGCAGCGGGCACAGGACCTGGGGCGGCTGCTCCTCCCCACATCTATGACTTCGTTAATTCCCTGGAGCTGATGAACCGGCTGGGCAACCAGTGGGGTGGGATGCCCATGTCCTTCCAGATGCAGACCCAGATGCTGAGCCGGCTGCACCAGCTGCGCCAGGGCAAGGGGCAGTATGAAGAGCCCTTCCCCTACCATCAGGAGGCAGCGTTCGCCAGCCACCCACTCTACGggcactacctgctggatcaggACAGCCGCCACTTCCCGAGAGACCAGCTTTTCCTGCAGCAGCCGGCCAGCACCGAGGAGCCGCCGCCCGGCTCGGAGCAGCCCCTGCCTCCACCGCCCCCCTCACAACCGCAGCGGCTGCTGGACTACCGGGCAGCGACGTGGGGCTACCAGGAGGAGGCGCCCTGCGACCCACATGCCTCCACTGTGGACAGCGTCCTGGCCACCCTTACGCAGGAGATGAAGAGCATCATGCAGCGTGACCTCAACCGCAAGATGGTGGAGAATGTGGCCTTCAGCACCTTCGACAAGTGGTGGGAGCGCAAGGAGCAGAAGGCCAAG cccttCCAGAACGCGGCCAAGCAGCAggccaaggaggaggagaaggagaaaaccAAACTCAAAGATCCGGCCCTGCTGTCCTTGGTCGACTGGGCCAAGAGCGGTGGCACTGTGAGCCTCGAGGGCTTCAGCTTCGGAACCGGCCTCCGTGGGGCACTCAGGCTCCCGTCCTTCAAG GTGAAGAGGAAAGAGCCTTCTGAGATCTCGGAGAGCAGCGAAGAGGTGCGACCCCGGCCTTCCACTCccgcagaggaggaggaggatg ACAAGGAGGCTGCCCAAGGACCAAAGGGATCCAAGCGGGACGAAGAGTGGATCAAGACACCGGGCAAGCGTCGGAAACTCTTCTGTCTGGACAGCGAGGGGGAAGAGACCTCTGAAGAGTCATCCTCGGAGAAG gaggaggaagaggatgagcaggaggaagaggaggaggaagaggaggatgcagCACACAGCGACAAGGAAGAGGAATCAGAAG AAGCAGCAGAGAGCGAGGACTCCTCTGTATACTCCCTCTACGAGGAATCGGACGAGGACAGCGACAGCACTTCGGACTCTGAGAGCAgctcgtcctcttcctcctcctcctcggacGAAGCTGAGAGCGTAGAGGGGACAGCTGAGGACACCATGGACGAGTCCACCATGGACAGCTGCCCCGTGGagccagcagggaaggagagcaaagTAGAGGCCTTGGCGGGCATGGAACTGGAGAAGGTCAAAGAGGCCACACTAG AGCCCACAGCGGAGCAGAAAGCCGCCCCCCAAGAGGAGCGTGAGGCTGAGCTGGCTCCCCGCCCCTCCTCGCCCATCCCCCTCCTGCCACCTCCCAAGAAGCGCCGGAAAACAGTCTCCTTCTCAGCCTCCggcgaggaggaggtggccaaGGTGGGGGCAGAGAAGGTGGCCGaagcagccccatccccactgccccttcctcccccgcccccgccccctgccGAGGAGCTAGCGCCTCCTGCAGTAGTGCCTGTGGAACCTGCCTCGCCGATGCCCCAAGTGCCCTTAGCGCAGGACACCCCCCGCCCTGCCACgccgccccctgcccccaagcctCCTGTCAGTGGGGGGCGTAAGCGGGAGCCCCCCAAAGCCAGCCAAAGAACCATCAGCAACCTGCCGGCCGACCACGCTTCGCTGGTGAAGTGCTGGGCTGAGGAGCCGCCTGCTGGCAGCGGACGCCGTCGCTCCCGTTCCCGCTCCTCAGAGCCCCCACGCCCTCTAGCCAGCGGGGAGGCCGAGCGGCTGCGGCTACGAGAACAGCTGGGCGCTTCGTCCCTCCTGGAGCTGGCAAACCAGCCCGAGGCGGGTGGCGTGGACCTAGCCGTGCTGGCAGACATCGCCCTGAAGATGCCCATTGGCCGCGCCAAAGAGGAGGCCGAGGATTCGGAGGGCACGGAGACGTCAGATGAGGCAGAAGAGCAGTCACCCCCCCGTGCTCTGCCTGCACCCCGAGACAACAGCATCCTCCTGGAGCACAACTATGCCATGGCTGTGAGAGCGACGCCGCCAGCTCCCCGGAGAGCAGCCAAGGCCGAGGAGGAGGCCCCGGGCCCAGCTGAGGTGCTGCGGGTGGATCTCTTTGGCGGGCACGTTGGGGAGGTGCTGGAGGCGCCGGAGGAGGTGGTGGCTGAGGCCAGCGAGGCCAAGGCTGAGCCAGAGGTGGGCGCCCTcctggcactggctggggagGAGCGGGCCAGGAGGAATCGACACCGAGACAAAGAGGAGGCACCGGACTCCCCGGCCTCggagccctgcccctcagagagtgaagaggaggaggaggagagcgagGATGCTGATGCTGGCGAGACGCGCCGGCGGACGCTGCGCTCCCACTCGCACAAGCCTTGGCCCCAGCCCCTTCTCTCCTTTGAGACCCGCAGCGAGTTCGAGCAGATGACCATCCTCTACGACATCTGGAACTCGGGCCTGGACGTGGAGGACATGCACTATCTGAAACTCACCTACGAGCGCCTGCTGCAGGAGGATAACAGCACTGACTGGCTCAACGACACCCACTGGGTGCACCACACCA TCACCAACATCGCCAACCCCAAGCGGAAGCGGAAGTCGTCGGACCTGCGGGAGCACCAGACTGGCTGTGCCCGCAGCGAAGGCTACTACCCCATCAGCAAAAAGGAGAAGGACAAATATCTCGATGTGTGTCCTGTGACGGCACAGGAGCTGGAGGTGATGGACACCCAG GGCACCAACCGCATCCTGTCAGAGCGGAGGTCGGAGCAGCGGCGCCTGCTCAGTGCCATCGGCTCCTCCGCCATCCTGGACAGCGACTTGCTGAAGCTCAATCAGCTCAAG TTCCGTAAGAAGAAGCTGCGGTTTGGCCGGAGCCGTATCCACGAGTGGGGCCTGTTCGCCATGGAGCCGATCGCAGCAGATGAGATGGTGATTGAGTATGTGGGGCAGAACATCCGACAG GTGGTGGCCGACATGCGGGAGAAGCGTTACGTGCAGGAGGGCATCGGCAGCAGCTACCTGTTCCGTGTCGACCACGACACCATCATTGACGCCACCAAGTGCGGCAACCTGGCCCGCTTCATCAACCACTGCTGCACg CCCAACTGCTATGCCAAAGTGATCACCATAGAGGCTCAGAAGAAGATCGTCATCTATTCCAAGCAGCCCATCAGTGTCAACGAGGAGATCACCTACGACTACAAGTTCCCCATCGAGGAGAACAAGATTCCCTGCTTGTGCGGCACAGAGAACTGCCGCGGCACGCTGAACTGA
- the SETD1A gene encoding histone-lysine N-methyltransferase SETD1A isoform X2, with amino-acid sequence MDQESGGDIQKAPNFQWRSYKLVIDPALRRAPQKVYRYDGVHFSAPDSGYPPVGDVRDPRPRRIWSKHRDLSLPVPKFKLDEFYIGQIPLKEVTFARLNDNIKEPFLAEMCKKYGEIEEIEILYNPKNRKHLGLAKVLFTSTRGAKETVKNLHNTTVMGNIIHAQLDIKGQQRMKYYELIVNGSYTPQTVPTGGKSLNEKFPAPVAQAETSESRRRQSTDSSYSGSTVGSTPGNGTPCSQDTPYSSARQDTPSFYGQFTPQSSQGTPHTPRGGTPYSQDSAYSSRQGTPSYSSYHPEPTSYKSRRHENSYPESYSRRHYSSSSSSSSSTAAAATATSSSHFRPNDPHYSPYNQQFEGAGGRYQRRHSSEGRSSSHHASSSSAHRSHQREDSSYHSRHRERPQRDDPTPAPSSSSSSSSSSSSSSSSSSSSSSSSSASTTAASYPVAPATPDGTLFQNSHSFGQQGEPFAAPGAIYPPYPAPPEPFPLPPEPHPCDQDYRLLPTAETFAANSLPPTEFLAQESKEEPSPTAASTEDQAQSPAPQASPARVGSPAPETTNESVPFAQHSSLDSRIEMLLKEQRSKFSFLNSDTEEEEEEGGKAGAKGAEPHGPCTPPPPLPISFEDVVPAPDAGVESPKANGQDRASQQSSGEDMEISEEEAEDEPTGLAPADPHFPVLPAGLAHLPLGVSAFAHPPEPPSTYPLQPLMSVSLPHLTGEADYSQAPPPHHLQAPGLPDYGAQAGAAGTGPGAAAPPHIYDFVNSLELMNRLGNQWGGMPMSFQMQTQMLSRLHQLRQGKGQYEEPFPYHQEAAFASHPLYGHYLLDQDSRHFPRDQLFLQQPASTEEPPPGSEQPLPPPPPSQPQRLLDYRAATWGYQEEAPCDPHASTVDSVLATLTQEMKSIMQRDLNRKMVENVAFSTFDKWWERKEQKAKPFQNAAKQQAKEEEKEKTKLKDPALLSLVDWAKSGGTVSLEGFSFGTGLRGALRLPSFKVKRKEPSEISESSEEVRPRPSTPAEEEEDDKEAAQGPKGSKRDEEWIKTPGKRRKLFCLDSEGEETSEESSSEKEEEEDEQEEEEEEEEDAAHSDKEEESEAAESEDSSVYSLYEESDEDSDSTSDSESSSSSSSSSSDEAESVEGTAEDTMDESTMDSCPVEPAGKESKVEALAGMELEKVKEATLEPTAEQKAAPQEEREAELAPRPSSPIPLLPPPKKRRKTVSFSASGEEEVAKVGAEKVAEAAPSPLPLPPPPPPPAEELAPPAVVPVEPASPMPQVPLAQDTPRPATPPPAPKPPVSGGRKREPPKASQRTISNLPADHASLVKCWAEEPPAGSGRRRSRSRSSEPPRPLASGEAERLRLREQLGASSLLELANQPEAGGVDLAVLADIALKMPIGRAKEEAEDSEGTETSDEAEEQSPPRALPAPRDNSILLEHNYAMAVRATPPAPRRAAKAEEEAPGPAEVLRVDLFGGHVGEVLEAPEEVVAEASEAKAEPEVGALLALAGEERARRNRHRDKEEAPDSPASEPCPSESEEEEEESEDADAGETRRRTLRSHSHKPWPQPLLSFETRSEFEQMTILYDIWNSGLDVEDMHYLKLTYERLLQEDNSTDWLNDTHWVHHTITNIANPKRKRKSSDLREHQTGCARSEGYYPISKKEKDKYLDVCPVTAQELEVMDTQGTNRILSERRSEQRRLLSAIGSSAILDSDLLKLNQLKFRKKKLRFGRSRIHEWGLFAMEPIAADEMVIEYVGQNIRQVVADMREKRYVQEGIGSSYLFRVDHDTIIDATKCGNLARFINHCCTPNCYAKVITIEAQKKIVIYSKQPISVNEEITYDYKFPIEENKIPCLCGTENCRGTLN; translated from the exons GATTCAGGATATCCTCCTGTGGGTGACGTTCGAGACCCCCGGCCACGCAGGATATGGTCCAAGCACAGAGACCTGTCGCTCCCTGTTCCTAAGTTCAAG CTGGACGAGTTCTACATCGGGCAGATCCCGCTGAAGGAGGTGACTTTTGCCCGGCTGAATGACAACATCAAGGAGCCCTTCTTGGCCGAGATGTGCAAGAAGTACGGGGAGATCGAGGAGATCGAGATTCTCTACAACCCCAAGAACCGCAAGCACCTAGGCCTGGCCAAGGTGCTATTCACCAGCACGCGCGGAGCCAAGGAGACTGTCAAGAACCTGCATAACACCACAGTCATGGGCAACATCATCCACGCCCAGCTGGACATCAAAG gacAGCAGCGGATGAAGTACTATGAGCTGATCGTCAACGGCTCCTACACCCCTCAGACTGTTCCCACCGGGGGCAAATCTCTGAACGAGAAATTCCCAGCGCCTGTGGCCCAGGCTGAGACG TCAGAGTCCCGACGGCGCCAGTCCACTGACTCCTCCTACTCAGGCAGCACTGTGGGTTCAACGCCTGGCAATGGGACCCCTTGCTCTCAGGACACCCCATACTCCAGTGCTCGCCAGGATACCCCCTCGTTCTATGGTCAGTTTACCCCGCAGTCGTCCCAGGGGACCCCGCACACCCCCCGAGGAGGAACACCGTATTCCCAAGACTCGGCCTACTCCAGCAG GCAAGGCACGCCCAGCTACTCCAGCTATCACCCGGAGCCGACCTCCTACAAGTCCCGCAGGCATGAGAACAGCTACCCGGAGTCGTACTCCCGCCGGCActactcttcctcctcctcctcctcttcctccacggCTGCCGCTGCCACGGCCACCTCCTCCTCGCACTTCCGCCCCAATGACCCCCACTACTCACCCTACAACCAGCAGTTCGAGGGGGCAGGCGGGCGCTACCAGCGCCGCCACTCCTCTGAGGGACGCTCTTCCTCCCACCACGCCTCCTCTTCCTCCGCCCACCGCTCCCACCAAAGAGAGGACTCCAGTTACCACTCTCGGCACCGGGAGCGCCCCCAGCGGGAcgatcccacccctgctccctcctcctcgtcctcttcctcctcctcttcctcttcttcctcctcctcctcttcctcttcctcctcctcctcctctgcttccaCCACGGCAGCGTCTTACCCTGTGGCCCCAGCCACGCCGGATGGGACCCTCTTCCAGAACAGCCACAGCTTTGGCCAGCAAGGGGAGCCCTTTGCAGCCCCCGGTGCCATCTACCCTCCCTACCCGGCCCCCCCAGAGCCCTTCCCGCTACCCCCGGAGCCACACCCCTGTGATCAGGATTACCGGCTGCTGCCCACGGCCGAGACCTTCGCTgccaactccctgccccccacgGAATTTCTGGCTCAGGAAAGCAAGGAagagcccagccccacagctgccagcacCGAAGATCAGGCCCAATCGCCGGCCCCCCAGGCCTCACCGGCCCGTGTGGGCTCCCCAGCGCCAGAGACCACCAATGAGAGCGTCCCGTTTGCCCAGCACAGCAGCCTGGACTCGCGCATTGAGATGCTGCTGAAGGAGCAAAGATCCAAGTTCTCCTTCCTCAATTCAGAcacggaggaagaggaggaggaagggggcaaGGCGGGGGCCAAGGGGGCAGAACCGCATGggccctgcaccccgcccccaccTCTGCCCATCAGCTTTGAGGATGTGGTGCCAGCTCCGGACGCCGGGGTAGAGTCGCCCAAGGCCAACGGGCAGGACAGG GCCTCCCAGCAGTCATCGGGCGAGGACATGGAGATCtcggaggaggaggcagaggatgaACCCACGGGGTTGGCGCCGGCCGATCCACACTTCCCGGTGTTGCCTGCAGGCCTTGCCCACCTCCCGCTGGGTGTCTCGGCCTTCGCCCACCCGCCAGAGCCACCCTCTACCTACCCACTGCAGCCCCTCATGTCAGTGTCACTGCCCCACCTGACAGGCGAGGCCGACTACTCCCAGGCCCCGCCACCCCACCACCTGCAGGCGCCGGGCCTCCCGGACTATGGTGCGCAGGCAGGCGCAGCGGGCACAGGACCTGGGGCGGCTGCTCCTCCCCACATCTATGACTTCGTTAATTCCCTGGAGCTGATGAACCGGCTGGGCAACCAGTGGGGTGGGATGCCCATGTCCTTCCAGATGCAGACCCAGATGCTGAGCCGGCTGCACCAGCTGCGCCAGGGCAAGGGGCAGTATGAAGAGCCCTTCCCCTACCATCAGGAGGCAGCGTTCGCCAGCCACCCACTCTACGggcactacctgctggatcaggACAGCCGCCACTTCCCGAGAGACCAGCTTTTCCTGCAGCAGCCGGCCAGCACCGAGGAGCCGCCGCCCGGCTCGGAGCAGCCCCTGCCTCCACCGCCCCCCTCACAACCGCAGCGGCTGCTGGACTACCGGGCAGCGACGTGGGGCTACCAGGAGGAGGCGCCCTGCGACCCACATGCCTCCACTGTGGACAGCGTCCTGGCCACCCTTACGCAGGAGATGAAGAGCATCATGCAGCGTGACCTCAACCGCAAGATGGTGGAGAATGTGGCCTTCAGCACCTTCGACAAGTGGTGGGAGCGCAAGGAGCAGAAGGCCAAG cccttCCAGAACGCGGCCAAGCAGCAggccaaggaggaggagaaggagaaaaccAAACTCAAAGATCCGGCCCTGCTGTCCTTGGTCGACTGGGCCAAGAGCGGTGGCACTGTGAGCCTCGAGGGCTTCAGCTTCGGAACCGGCCTCCGTGGGGCACTCAGGCTCCCGTCCTTCAAG GTGAAGAGGAAAGAGCCTTCTGAGATCTCGGAGAGCAGCGAAGAGGTGCGACCCCGGCCTTCCACTCccgcagaggaggaggaggatg ACAAGGAGGCTGCCCAAGGACCAAAGGGATCCAAGCGGGACGAAGAGTGGATCAAGACACCGGGCAAGCGTCGGAAACTCTTCTGTCTGGACAGCGAGGGGGAAGAGACCTCTGAAGAGTCATCCTCGGAGAAG gaggaggaagaggatgagcaggaggaagaggaggaggaagaggaggatgcagCACACAGCGACAAGGAAGAGGAATCAGAAG CAGCAGAGAGCGAGGACTCCTCTGTATACTCCCTCTACGAGGAATCGGACGAGGACAGCGACAGCACTTCGGACTCTGAGAGCAgctcgtcctcttcctcctcctcctcggacGAAGCTGAGAGCGTAGAGGGGACAGCTGAGGACACCATGGACGAGTCCACCATGGACAGCTGCCCCGTGGagccagcagggaaggagagcaaagTAGAGGCCTTGGCGGGCATGGAACTGGAGAAGGTCAAAGAGGCCACACTAG AGCCCACAGCGGAGCAGAAAGCCGCCCCCCAAGAGGAGCGTGAGGCTGAGCTGGCTCCCCGCCCCTCCTCGCCCATCCCCCTCCTGCCACCTCCCAAGAAGCGCCGGAAAACAGTCTCCTTCTCAGCCTCCggcgaggaggaggtggccaaGGTGGGGGCAGAGAAGGTGGCCGaagcagccccatccccactgccccttcctcccccgcccccgccccctgccGAGGAGCTAGCGCCTCCTGCAGTAGTGCCTGTGGAACCTGCCTCGCCGATGCCCCAAGTGCCCTTAGCGCAGGACACCCCCCGCCCTGCCACgccgccccctgcccccaagcctCCTGTCAGTGGGGGGCGTAAGCGGGAGCCCCCCAAAGCCAGCCAAAGAACCATCAGCAACCTGCCGGCCGACCACGCTTCGCTGGTGAAGTGCTGGGCTGAGGAGCCGCCTGCTGGCAGCGGACGCCGTCGCTCCCGTTCCCGCTCCTCAGAGCCCCCACGCCCTCTAGCCAGCGGGGAGGCCGAGCGGCTGCGGCTACGAGAACAGCTGGGCGCTTCGTCCCTCCTGGAGCTGGCAAACCAGCCCGAGGCGGGTGGCGTGGACCTAGCCGTGCTGGCAGACATCGCCCTGAAGATGCCCATTGGCCGCGCCAAAGAGGAGGCCGAGGATTCGGAGGGCACGGAGACGTCAGATGAGGCAGAAGAGCAGTCACCCCCCCGTGCTCTGCCTGCACCCCGAGACAACAGCATCCTCCTGGAGCACAACTATGCCATGGCTGTGAGAGCGACGCCGCCAGCTCCCCGGAGAGCAGCCAAGGCCGAGGAGGAGGCCCCGGGCCCAGCTGAGGTGCTGCGGGTGGATCTCTTTGGCGGGCACGTTGGGGAGGTGCTGGAGGCGCCGGAGGAGGTGGTGGCTGAGGCCAGCGAGGCCAAGGCTGAGCCAGAGGTGGGCGCCCTcctggcactggctggggagGAGCGGGCCAGGAGGAATCGACACCGAGACAAAGAGGAGGCACCGGACTCCCCGGCCTCggagccctgcccctcagagagtgaagaggaggaggaggagagcgagGATGCTGATGCTGGCGAGACGCGCCGGCGGACGCTGCGCTCCCACTCGCACAAGCCTTGGCCCCAGCCCCTTCTCTCCTTTGAGACCCGCAGCGAGTTCGAGCAGATGACCATCCTCTACGACATCTGGAACTCGGGCCTGGACGTGGAGGACATGCACTATCTGAAACTCACCTACGAGCGCCTGCTGCAGGAGGATAACAGCACTGACTGGCTCAACGACACCCACTGGGTGCACCACACCA TCACCAACATCGCCAACCCCAAGCGGAAGCGGAAGTCGTCGGACCTGCGGGAGCACCAGACTGGCTGTGCCCGCAGCGAAGGCTACTACCCCATCAGCAAAAAGGAGAAGGACAAATATCTCGATGTGTGTCCTGTGACGGCACAGGAGCTGGAGGTGATGGACACCCAG GGCACCAACCGCATCCTGTCAGAGCGGAGGTCGGAGCAGCGGCGCCTGCTCAGTGCCATCGGCTCCTCCGCCATCCTGGACAGCGACTTGCTGAAGCTCAATCAGCTCAAG TTCCGTAAGAAGAAGCTGCGGTTTGGCCGGAGCCGTATCCACGAGTGGGGCCTGTTCGCCATGGAGCCGATCGCAGCAGATGAGATGGTGATTGAGTATGTGGGGCAGAACATCCGACAG GTGGTGGCCGACATGCGGGAGAAGCGTTACGTGCAGGAGGGCATCGGCAGCAGCTACCTGTTCCGTGTCGACCACGACACCATCATTGACGCCACCAAGTGCGGCAACCTGGCCCGCTTCATCAACCACTGCTGCACg CCCAACTGCTATGCCAAAGTGATCACCATAGAGGCTCAGAAGAAGATCGTCATCTATTCCAAGCAGCCCATCAGTGTCAACGAGGAGATCACCTACGACTACAAGTTCCCCATCGAGGAGAACAAGATTCCCTGCTTGTGCGGCACAGAGAACTGCCGCGGCACGCTGAACTGA